CCAGGTATGTCAGGGACGCGGATTTCGGCCCGCTGCCCGAAACCGCCGACGACCGGGCGCGCGCGGGCGTGAAGGCGCTCGTGACGGGTACGCGGGGGAAGCCACGCGGCGAGATCACGGCGCGCATGCAGGAGACGATGATGGAGCTCGTGGGCGTCTACCGCGCCGCGGACGAGATGAAGGCGGCGATCGCCGCCCTGCGCACCCTCCGCGGCGAGTACCGCGAGGTCCGCGTCGCGGATACCGGCAAGGGGTTCAATACCGAGCTCCTGGAGGTCCTGGAGTTAGGGAACCTTCTCGACATCGCCTGGATGACCGCGCTGGCGGCCGCGAACCGTACGGAAAGCAGGGGTGCGCACTCGCGCGTCGACTTCCCCGAACGGGACGACACGAACTGGCTCAAGCACAGCATGATCCGCCTGGTCGGTGACGGCTACGAGATCGGCTACAAGGACGTGGACATCTCGCTCTACCCGCCCAAGCCGCGGGTATATTGAGAGGCGAAGGCGGGGTGAAAGAAGCGAATGAATCGGGAGATCGGATTCCGGAAAGGTCTATTGGAACAATAACTGGCGCGTAACGTTGTGCCCCTCCCCCTTGATGGGGGAGGCTGGGTGGGGGTGAAGAAGCATCGACACTGAATAAGCATCTTCACCCTCCCCTGACCCCTCCCATCAAGGGAGGGGAATTTCCCAGCGGTTCCGCCTGATGAACGCGCAAGGAGGTCCCATGAAGATCACGCTGAAGATAAAACGGTACAACGGCGAGAAGGACGCGCAGTCGTATTTCCAGGAATTCACGCTGGAGGCGCAGCCCGAGGACCGGTTGCTGGACGCGCTCCTTGCCGTGAAAACGAAGATGGACGACACGCTCGCGTTCAGGAAGAGCTGCGCGCACGGGATCTGCGGCTCCGACGCGATGGTGGTGAACGGGGTCGAAAGGCTGGCATGCAAGACCCTCATCCGGGACGTCGTCACCGCGGAATCGGCGTTGATTACCGTGGAGCCGCTCAGAAGCCTCCCCGTGCAAAGGGACCTCATGGTCAGACAGGACGCATTCTTCGAGAAGTTCCGGGCGGTAAAGCCCTTCCTTATAAACGACGAGCCCGCCGGCGGGAGGGAGCGCCCCCAGTCGCCCGAGGAGCGCGCGCGTTTCGACGACACCACGAACTGCATCCTGTGCGCCGCGTGCTACTCGTCCTGCCCGGTGCTCAGGGACAAGGACCCCCGGTTTATAGGGCCCGCGGCAATCGTGAACGCCGCGCGCTTCCTCTTCGACAGCCGCGACCGCGGTTTCGCGCAAAGGCTTCCGATGCTCGACCACGAGGACGGGGTGTGGCCGTGCGAAAACCATTTCAACTGCACCAGGGTGTGCCCGCGGGGCATCAAGGTCACGAAGAACATCAACGCGACGAAGGCGCAGATAAAGACGTTCAGGGAGAAGGACGGGTCATGAGGCGCGTAACGGGCCGGCCGCTCCGCTTCCCGGCGCCGGTCGGGGAATGGTGCGGAACGGGGCCGCGCGCCGATGCGCGGACGGGATTGTCAATAAATTTCCAGGAGGGGTGGATATGGGCGGCTACTACGACACGGAGGACCTCGCCGATTTTCAGAACATCGCCGAGTTCGCAAATGAGCAGGGAGAGGCTTTTTTCCGCTACTACCAGGCGGCTTTGGGCGAGGGCGCGCTGACCGAGAGGGAGAAGTCGCTTATCGCGCTTGCCGTCGCGGCGGTCGAAAAATGCCCGTACTGCATCGACGCGTATACGACGAAATGCCTTTCGCTGGGGATTTCGAACGACGAAATGATGGAAGCGATCCATACCGGCGCCGCGATGGCCGCCGGCGTGATACTGGCGCACTCGACGCAGATGCGCAAGATCGTCAAGAAGAAGGAGATGTGATGGACGGACGGGAACAGCTCGGGTTGCTGCGCGGAACGGGCAGGTGCGCGCCCTTCTCCGAAACGCTGGCAGGGGCCGATAAGGGACCGATCCGCGCCGAAAAGATCGATATCCTCCAGCTCAACCTGGGGACGCGCTGCAACCTCGCCTGCGGGCACTGCCACGTGCAGGCCGGGCCTCGCGGGGACAAGGCCATGTCGCGCGAGGTGCTGGCGCGCTGCCTGGACCTTGCGTGCGACGGGGAGGTTTCGGTCGTCGATATCACGGGCGGCGCCCCGGAACTGAACCCGCACCTGGAATGGTTTCTGGGGGAGGCCGGCGCGCTCGGGAAGCGGCTCATCGTGCGCTCGAACCTCGTAATACTGCTGGAAGAGGGATACGAACGATTCATTGAAATCTACGCGAAAAACCGTGTCGAGGTCGTAAGCTCGCTGCCCGACTGGCGCGCGGCGAGGGCGGACCGGCAGAGGGGCGCGGGAAGCTTCGACCGGATCATCCGCGCTATCCGGCTATTAAATGAACGGGGATACGGGCGGGAATCGAGCGGCCTGGTACTGGACCTGGTCCACAACCCGGCGGGGGCCTATCTGCCCGGACCTCAAAAGGCGCTTGAGCGGGAATACCGTAAACGTCTTCTCGATGACCACGGTGTGGTCTTCAACGGCCTTTATTCCATTACGAACCTGCCGATCGGGCGCTTCCTTGAATACCTCGTGAGGTCGGACAACCTGGTCGACTACATGGCGGATCTGTGCGGGGCGTTCAACCCGGCGGCGGTGGACCGGGTCATGTGCAGGACCACCCTCTCGGTGGGATGGGACGGCTCCCTGTACGATTGCGATTTCAACCAGGCGCTCGGCCTGCCCGTACGACGCGGGATGCCGGGCAACGTCGCGGACTTCGATCCGGGCCGCCTGCGCGAAAGGGAGATCGTCATCGACAATCACTGTTACGGCTGCGTCGCCGGCTCCGGCTCGTCCTGCCAGGGCGCGACGGTGAGCTGACAATGCAACTGCGCAATTGAAAGGCGCTTGTTCATGGCCGTTCCCCTCCCCCTTGATGGGGGCCGCTCACGGACATCCGTGTCCTCCGCGGCATTCGTACATCCTGTACATCGAGGCCGGGTGGGGGTGAGAAAGCATCGAACAAGTTTGAGCATTCTCACCCTCCCCTGACCCCTCCCATCAAGGGAGGGGGA
Above is a window of Spirochaetota bacterium DNA encoding:
- a CDS encoding succinate dehydrogenase iron-sulfur subunit: MKITLKIKRYNGEKDAQSYFQEFTLEAQPEDRLLDALLAVKTKMDDTLAFRKSCAHGICGSDAMVVNGVERLACKTLIRDVVTAESALITVEPLRSLPVQRDLMVRQDAFFEKFRAVKPFLINDEPAGGRERPQSPEERARFDDTTNCILCAACYSSCPVLRDKDPRFIGPAAIVNAARFLFDSRDRGFAQRLPMLDHEDGVWPCENHFNCTRVCPRGIKVTKNINATKAQIKTFREKDGS
- a CDS encoding 4-carboxymuconolactone decarboxylase, with the translated sequence MGGYYDTEDLADFQNIAEFANEQGEAFFRYYQAALGEGALTEREKSLIALAVAAVEKCPYCIDAYTTKCLSLGISNDEMMEAIHTGAAMAAGVILAHSTQMRKIVKKKEM
- a CDS encoding radical SAM/Cys-rich domain protein gives rise to the protein MDGREQLGLLRGTGRCAPFSETLAGADKGPIRAEKIDILQLNLGTRCNLACGHCHVQAGPRGDKAMSREVLARCLDLACDGEVSVVDITGGAPELNPHLEWFLGEAGALGKRLIVRSNLVILLEEGYERFIEIYAKNRVEVVSSLPDWRAARADRQRGAGSFDRIIRAIRLLNERGYGRESSGLVLDLVHNPAGAYLPGPQKALEREYRKRLLDDHGVVFNGLYSITNLPIGRFLEYLVRSDNLVDYMADLCGAFNPAAVDRVMCRTTLSVGWDGSLYDCDFNQALGLPVRRGMPGNVADFDPGRLREREIVIDNHCYGCVAGSGSSCQGATVS